The following are from one region of the Paenibacillus sp. JZ16 genome:
- a CDS encoding 6-phospho-beta-glucosidase, with product MAAGLKIAVIGGGSSYTPEIVEGFIRNYEQMPIRELWFVDIEEGKHKLEIVGNLAKRMVKESGLPIEVHLTLDRRQAIAGADFVTTQMRVGLLAARKQDEHIPIKHGVIGQETTGPGGMLKALRTVPVILDICRDIEELAPNAWMLNFTNPAGIVTEAVAKHSKVKSVGLCNSPINFQKFLAAEYGVSEKDVLAEFVGINHLHWVTSAIVNGEEKMPELLDGGKSYTAKNVPTFGWDADFIRSLGAIPTYYLKYFYMTDTMFADMKASLEKNGTRADVVSRVEQELFELYKDENLAVKPKQLEQRGGAYYSEAAVNLMTSIFNDRHDIQTLNVANGNIYDFLPADASIEINCVVTGQGPIPLAPQNVPSHVKGLMHAVKVYEQLTIEAAITGDRGIALQALVHHPLVPSVSVAKQLLGEMLEANKKYLPAFFKPEAVL from the coding sequence GTGGCAGCAGGATTAAAGATAGCGGTCATCGGGGGAGGTTCCTCCTATACCCCGGAAATTGTTGAAGGTTTCATTCGCAATTATGAGCAAATGCCGATTCGCGAACTGTGGTTTGTTGACATTGAAGAAGGCAAGCATAAGCTGGAGATTGTAGGCAATCTGGCTAAACGCATGGTGAAAGAGTCGGGCCTGCCGATCGAGGTTCATCTGACGCTGGATCGCAGACAAGCGATTGCGGGTGCCGATTTTGTGACGACCCAGATGCGTGTCGGTCTGCTCGCGGCACGTAAACAGGATGAGCATATTCCGATTAAACACGGCGTCATCGGGCAGGAGACGACGGGCCCGGGCGGCATGCTGAAGGCGCTGCGCACGGTTCCGGTGATTCTGGACATTTGCCGTGATATCGAGGAGCTGGCACCGAATGCATGGATGCTGAACTTCACGAATCCGGCGGGTATCGTCACGGAGGCGGTTGCTAAGCACAGTAAGGTGAAATCGGTCGGTCTGTGCAACTCGCCGATTAACTTTCAGAAGTTCCTGGCGGCGGAGTATGGCGTGTCGGAGAAGGACGTTCTGGCCGAGTTTGTCGGGATCAACCATCTGCACTGGGTGACGTCCGCTATCGTTAACGGGGAAGAGAAGATGCCGGAGCTGCTGGATGGCGGCAAATCGTATACGGCGAAGAACGTGCCGACCTTCGGCTGGGATGCGGATTTTATCCGCTCGCTTGGAGCGATCCCGACGTATTATCTTAAATATTTCTACATGACCGATACGATGTTTGCGGATATGAAGGCATCGCTGGAGAAGAACGGAACTCGAGCGGACGTGGTCAGCCGCGTTGAGCAGGAGCTGTTTGAGCTCTACAAGGATGAGAATTTGGCCGTGAAACCGAAGCAGCTTGAGCAGCGGGGCGGTGCTTATTACTCTGAAGCGGCAGTTAATCTGATGACGTCCATCTTCAATGACCGCCATGATATCCAGACATTGAATGTCGCAAACGGCAATATCTACGACTTCCTGCCTGCGGATGCCAGCATCGAGATCAACTGCGTAGTAACAGGCCAGGGGCCCATCCCGCTTGCACCGCAGAACGTGCCTTCCCATGTGAAAGGGCTAATGCATGCGGTGAAAGTATATGAACAATTGACGATCGAAGCGGCCATTACCGGTGATCGCGGCATTGCGCTGCAAGCGCTGGTTCACCATCCGCTGGTGCCTTCCGTAAGTGTAGCGAAGCAGCTGCTGGGTGAAATGCTGGAGGCGAACAAAAAGTACTTGCCGGCTTTTTTTAAGCCGGAGGCTGTGCTGTAA
- a CDS encoding N-acetylglucosamine kinase: MSLYLGVDAGGSKTHAVICDEQGNILGKGASGNGNHQIHREHAARNIEEACNAALQEAGAAKEDISYAYFGLAGADREADYEILRPMIGALGYPKHDIACDTMIGMRAGTSRPYGAALICGTGFNSAARNRAGEELQYGGFGFLYGDGYAGGSGFATLAFRAVIRAWDERGPATLLTSLVLEQMGYTSVEPMYEDVLYGKTKVPPSLVKTLFQAAEAGDEVATRILENEGEELANAVCTLIRRLDMTDEAFDIVYIGSVLNRPNSSILTDAIERIVAVRAPHATCVRLTSDPVSGALLCAMDVDGHAIDAQAEAKLKAFTFEQATTA, from the coding sequence ATGAGTTTGTATCTGGGTGTAGATGCCGGCGGTAGTAAGACACACGCCGTGATCTGCGATGAACAAGGGAACATTCTTGGCAAGGGAGCGTCTGGGAACGGCAATCACCAGATTCACCGTGAACATGCGGCCCGTAATATTGAGGAAGCCTGCAATGCGGCTCTTCAAGAGGCTGGAGCTGCCAAAGAAGATATCAGTTATGCTTATTTCGGCTTGGCCGGAGCAGATCGGGAAGCCGATTATGAGATCCTGCGTCCGATGATCGGGGCTCTCGGTTATCCTAAGCATGATATCGCATGCGATACCATGATCGGGATGAGGGCTGGAACGAGCCGCCCGTATGGCGCTGCATTGATCTGCGGTACGGGCTTCAACAGCGCGGCCCGAAATCGTGCGGGAGAAGAGCTGCAGTATGGAGGCTTTGGCTTCTTGTATGGAGACGGCTACGCGGGCGGTTCCGGATTTGCCACGCTGGCTTTCCGGGCAGTCATTCGGGCCTGGGATGAGCGGGGACCGGCAACCTTATTGACATCGCTCGTACTGGAGCAAATGGGATACACGTCTGTAGAACCGATGTATGAGGATGTCCTCTACGGCAAGACGAAGGTTCCGCCAAGCCTCGTGAAGACCCTGTTCCAGGCGGCTGAAGCAGGTGACGAGGTAGCCACCCGAATTCTTGAGAATGAAGGCGAAGAGCTGGCCAATGCGGTATGTACGCTGATCCGGCGGCTGGACATGACGGATGAAGCCTTTGACATTGTCTATATCGGCAGTGTGCTGAACAGGCCGAACAGCTCGATCCTGACGGATGCGATCGAGCGGATCGTTGCGGTCCGGGCACCGCATGCAACCTGTGTAAGACTGACATCCGATCCGGTTTCCGGCGCGCTTCTTTGCGCGATGGACGTTGACGGTCATGCCATTGATGCACAGGCGGAGGCCAAACTGAAAGCATTTACGTTTGAGCAGGCAACCACAGCCTGA
- a CDS encoding helix-turn-helix domain-containing protein yields the protein MNRPQSVVPDAIDFTNAAFPFTASTTHGIFAGAQRLHWHHALELNYIQSGTGFILINGMKLQFQQGDIIFINSNDLHRAYETENLVMDVIMFEPSLLSIDLKFDPDLMAPFRSLGNMERQSPVHDELAHLLGRMMEEYQARGTAYMSLIRSDLIRFLSLANRHLSIPAQANRPIKGRGMHALKEVLRTMELQLDYSWTLQELSDLTHLSPSRFSALFQQAVGTSPHHYLIQLRLTHAVHLLETTDQKIIEIAESCGFRNLSNFNRLFKQHVGASPSEIRERAYAGTPIIPSTSKTKKQ from the coding sequence GTGAATCGTCCGCAGAGTGTCGTTCCTGATGCTATAGATTTTACGAACGCTGCCTTTCCTTTTACAGCGTCGACCACGCACGGCATATTTGCCGGAGCCCAGCGCCTGCATTGGCATCATGCTTTGGAGCTCAATTATATTCAGAGCGGGACCGGATTTATTCTGATCAACGGGATGAAGCTCCAGTTTCAGCAGGGGGATATTATTTTCATCAACAGCAATGATCTTCACCGGGCGTATGAGACTGAGAACCTGGTGATGGATGTCATTATGTTCGAGCCTTCATTATTATCCATCGACCTCAAGTTCGATCCGGATCTGATGGCTCCATTCCGTTCGCTCGGAAACATGGAGAGGCAGTCCCCCGTGCACGATGAATTGGCTCACCTGCTGGGGCGCATGATGGAGGAGTATCAAGCCCGAGGTACCGCATATATGAGCCTGATCCGCTCGGATCTTATTCGTTTCCTGAGTTTGGCGAACCGCCATCTCTCGATTCCGGCTCAAGCGAACAGGCCGATCAAGGGCAGGGGAATGCATGCGTTAAAAGAAGTCCTGCGCACGATGGAGCTTCAGCTGGACTACAGCTGGACGCTGCAGGAGCTGTCGGACTTAACGCATCTGAGCCCTTCCCGGTTCAGCGCTCTGTTCCAGCAGGCGGTCGGCACTTCACCGCACCATTATCTGATTCAGCTGCGTTTGACGCATGCCGTGCACTTGCTAGAGACGACGGACCAGAAAATTATCGAGATTGCGGAATCCTGCGGGTTTCGGAATCTGTCTAATTTCAATCGTCTGTTCAAGCAGCATGTCGGCGCATCGCCAAGCGAAATTCGGGAGCGTGCTTATGCCGGTACTCCTATAATCCCCTCCACTTCAAAAACCAAGAAACAGTAA
- a CDS encoding branched-chain amino acid aminotransferase has translation MTYTIPVELTTTPKTKPSHHKQAFGTVFTDHMFILDYDASQGWHDPRVVPYQPIELDPAAKVFHYGQTVFEGLKAYLTEDERILMFRPNKNIQRLNLSNQRLSIPALDEELVMEALKQLVLVDRDWIPSEPGTSLYIRPFVIATEPVLGVAPSLQYKFMIILSVVGSYYAEGINPVSIYVEPKYVRAVAGGVGNAKTAGNYAAGLKAQDEATLKGYSQVLWLDGVHRKYIEEVGSMNVFFKLGDTVVTPALNGSILDGVTRNSVIQLLQHWNIPVEERAISIDEIVEAHRSGLLTEAFGTGTAAVISPIGSLEWQDEQLKIGEGATGELSKRVYDAITGIQLGTVKDPFGWTVELALS, from the coding sequence ATGACTTACACGATACCCGTGGAATTAACGACGACCCCGAAGACAAAGCCGAGCCACCATAAACAGGCTTTCGGCACGGTATTTACGGACCACATGTTTATTCTCGATTATGACGCAAGTCAAGGCTGGCACGATCCGCGCGTCGTTCCGTATCAGCCGATCGAACTGGACCCTGCCGCCAAGGTATTTCACTACGGGCAGACCGTGTTTGAAGGCTTGAAGGCTTACTTGACGGAAGATGAGCGGATTCTCATGTTCCGCCCGAACAAAAATATTCAGCGGCTGAACCTGTCCAACCAGCGATTGAGCATTCCGGCATTGGACGAGGAGCTCGTTATGGAAGCGCTCAAGCAGCTCGTGCTCGTGGATCGCGACTGGATTCCTTCCGAGCCTGGCACATCGCTCTATATCCGTCCATTTGTGATCGCCACCGAGCCTGTGCTTGGCGTAGCGCCATCGCTGCAATACAAGTTCATGATTATCCTATCGGTAGTCGGTTCGTATTACGCGGAAGGCATCAATCCGGTCAGCATTTACGTGGAACCTAAATACGTGCGTGCTGTAGCCGGCGGCGTAGGCAATGCCAAGACAGCTGGCAACTATGCGGCAGGTTTGAAGGCACAGGATGAAGCAACGCTGAAGGGATACTCGCAGGTGCTGTGGCTCGATGGCGTACATCGCAAATATATCGAGGAAGTCGGCAGCATGAACGTGTTCTTCAAGCTGGGTGATACGGTCGTAACCCCGGCACTGAATGGCAGCATCCTGGATGGAGTTACCCGGAACTCCGTCATCCAGCTGCTTCAGCATTGGAACATCCCGGTAGAAGAACGGGCCATCTCCATTGATGAAATCGTGGAGGCCCATCGCAGCGGATTGTTGACCGAAGCTTTTGGCACCGGCACGGCAGCGGTCATTTCACCGATTGGCTCCCTGGAATGGCAGGATGAGCAATTGAAGATTGGTGAGGGAGCAACGGGCGAACTCTCCAAACGCGTATATGACGCCATCACGGGCATCCAGCTCGGAACGGTTAAGGATCCGTTCGGCTGGACGGTGGAGCTTGCATTATCTTAA
- a CDS encoding LysR family transcriptional regulator, which translates to MDIRQLRYFLTIAQEGQITRAAKQLNMEQPPLSRQLKLMEEELGVLLFERSGKQLQLTHAGELLQNRAASLLNQFNETLTEVKEIHAGIRGMLSIGAVVSCISLLPQRIHIFRQQYPEVTFKIREGDHSLLADQLDKRNIELAVTRLPFESSFGPERYAVQPLPSDPFVAVLPSSWESVSSHSEISMRELAEYPFLSLKTDQTIGMHERVIQEFKRGELEPRVICECSSVAIIVALVAEGIGATILPESVMSSFTIPNIRTLSITSADFQSDVGIVWLRDHVLSNRAMHFLATFIE; encoded by the coding sequence ATGGATATTCGACAGCTGCGATATTTCCTGACGATTGCACAGGAAGGGCAGATCACGCGTGCAGCAAAACAGCTCAATATGGAGCAGCCTCCATTAAGCCGTCAGCTGAAACTAATGGAGGAAGAGCTCGGGGTTCTGCTGTTTGAACGCAGCGGCAAGCAGCTTCAGCTCACCCACGCAGGCGAGCTGCTTCAGAACAGAGCGGCGTCCCTGCTGAACCAGTTCAATGAAACGCTAACCGAGGTAAAGGAGATCCATGCGGGAATCCGCGGCATGCTCTCCATCGGTGCCGTCGTCTCCTGTATCTCGCTCCTGCCGCAGCGCATCCATATCTTTCGGCAGCAATATCCCGAGGTCACCTTCAAGATCCGGGAAGGCGATCACTCCCTGCTGGCGGATCAGCTCGACAAGCGCAATATCGAGCTCGCGGTGACCCGGCTCCCTTTCGAATCCAGCTTCGGGCCTGAGCGTTATGCCGTTCAGCCTTTGCCCTCCGACCCGTTCGTCGCGGTCCTTCCAAGCAGCTGGGAAAGTGTATCCTCCCATTCGGAAATCTCGATGCGCGAGCTCGCGGAATATCCGTTCTTGTCCTTAAAAACCGATCAGACGATCGGGATGCATGAGCGGGTAATACAAGAATTTAAGCGCGGCGAACTTGAACCGCGTGTCATATGCGAATGCTCCAGCGTTGCCATTATCGTTGCATTGGTAGCGGAAGGCATCGGCGCCACCATTTTACCCGAGTCGGTGATGTCCTCATTTACGATTCCCAACATTCGGACACTGTCCATTACGAGCGCTGATTTCCAGTCGGATGTGGGTATTGTCTGGCTCCGGGATCATGTACTATCCAATCGGGCTATGCATTTTTTAGCTACCTTTATAGAATAA
- a CDS encoding GNAT family N-acetyltransferase produces MLMKLMPQDEVLYQEDFIQDEVSYNLIHLLAGSPQNLGLKSPDGRMIFAQSPRGNAWLWISRKVSGDRRQHLLQALVSELKEVTLPGVTGEPDVAVQFASCYAKKRHETYRHHMTMESYHAPAVKPPHFVEGDIRQAAAEDTQQVAQFLVGFSEDAYGVRANAASQIETAQRLIQQGGLNLWIAGGKAVSMANVAHRSPRHGRINAVYTPRAERKKGYAGALVAELGLRLLQDGLVPMLYADQANPVSNRLYQHIGFSRCGTISDFKFVNNE; encoded by the coding sequence ATGTTAATGAAGTTGATGCCTCAGGACGAGGTGCTGTACCAGGAAGATTTTATTCAGGATGAGGTGTCATACAATCTGATTCATCTCCTTGCCGGGTCGCCGCAGAACTTGGGGCTGAAATCGCCGGATGGACGCATGATCTTTGCGCAGTCTCCTCGTGGGAACGCATGGTTATGGATTTCCCGGAAGGTTTCCGGAGATAGGCGGCAGCACCTGCTCCAAGCGCTGGTTAGCGAGCTTAAGGAGGTGACCCTGCCTGGGGTGACCGGGGAGCCGGATGTGGCAGTGCAGTTTGCAAGCTGTTACGCTAAGAAACGTCATGAGACCTACCGTCATCATATGACGATGGAGTCTTATCATGCCCCCGCCGTGAAGCCCCCTCACTTCGTCGAGGGCGACATCAGGCAGGCCGCTGCTGAAGATACGCAGCAGGTGGCCCAGTTTCTGGTCGGATTCTCGGAGGATGCTTATGGGGTCCGCGCGAATGCGGCAAGCCAGATCGAGACAGCGCAGCGACTCATTCAGCAGGGGGGGTTAAATTTATGGATAGCCGGCGGCAAAGCGGTCTCGATGGCCAATGTTGCACACCGGTCACCACGGCACGGTCGCATCAACGCTGTATACACGCCGAGGGCTGAACGGAAAAAAGGCTATGCCGGCGCCCTGGTTGCAGAACTCGGACTTCGCTTGCTGCAGGACGGTTTGGTGCCCATGCTGTATGCCGATCAAGCCAACCCGGTCTCCAATCGATTGTATCAACATATCGGGTTTAGCCGGTGCGGGACGATTAGCGACTTCAAGTTTGTTAACAATGAATAA
- a CDS encoding GNAT family N-acetyltransferase: MNIEVRLCPKEQSFILHNIYPLYLHDIAEIWGVRPNRFGVFEKEDVPTLSEQSKQLDVWWEQPSVLFPYLISVDGIAAGLALVATTPYIPSPNIQYYLNDFFVLRTFRRQGVAQRAAELVFDHFQGAWELQTNPTERNMSTQIFWRKTLNTYTGGRYTEHDGVHPEKGDMLVFRFNNK, encoded by the coding sequence GTGAATATTGAGGTACGTTTATGCCCGAAGGAACAGTCATTTATTCTGCATAACATATATCCGCTGTACTTGCATGACATTGCTGAGATATGGGGGGTCCGTCCTAACCGGTTCGGTGTATTTGAAAAAGAGGATGTGCCGACCTTAAGCGAGCAGAGCAAGCAGCTCGATGTGTGGTGGGAGCAGCCATCGGTTCTTTTTCCTTATCTGATCTCCGTAGATGGTATTGCGGCAGGGCTGGCTCTGGTGGCGACCACGCCATACATCCCATCGCCGAATATCCAGTACTACTTGAATGATTTTTTTGTGCTTCGGACTTTTCGAAGACAAGGTGTAGCCCAACGAGCGGCTGAGCTTGTGTTCGATCATTTCCAAGGTGCATGGGAGCTGCAAACGAATCCGACCGAGCGCAATATGAGTACCCAGATTTTTTGGCGAAAAACGTTGAACACGTACACGGGCGGACGATATACGGAGCATGATGGCGTCCATCCGGAGAAGGGGGATATGCTGGTCTTCCGTTTTAATAACAAATGA
- the mphI gene encoding macrolide 2'-phosphotransferase MphI: MTIAKPNDDYTQVIQEMLEIAGKHGVNLIPEGIEMNESGMDFLVGFAEEAGTGARWILRKPRRSDVLDRADNEARVLKLIQSHLPVDVPDWRIYTPELIAYPLLSGEPAASVSMEGYAWNMDHENPGEGFIRSLAEALVALHGVDHDAARAAGLQVKSPQEVRDETARNMEDIKSRLGVSDALWERWQKWLEEDSYWPTHSALIHGDLHPPHILIDERVQVTGLLDWTESEVASPAKDFVLYYAIYGEHNLRVLLDRYEQAGGKIWPRMFDHIVEQHAAYPVLIAQFALLTGQEEYMTMARNALGLTE, from the coding sequence ATGACAATAGCAAAACCAAATGATGATTATACACAAGTGATCCAAGAGATGCTGGAGATTGCCGGAAAACACGGGGTAAATTTGATTCCGGAGGGAATAGAGATGAATGAATCCGGCATGGATTTCCTTGTTGGATTCGCAGAGGAAGCAGGGACTGGAGCACGGTGGATTCTGCGTAAACCGAGACGATCGGATGTGCTGGATAGAGCAGATAACGAAGCTCGAGTCCTGAAGCTGATTCAATCCCATCTTCCGGTTGATGTACCGGATTGGCGGATTTACACGCCGGAACTCATTGCCTACCCGCTGCTAAGCGGGGAGCCTGCCGCTTCCGTCAGCATGGAAGGATATGCATGGAATATGGATCATGAGAATCCGGGCGAGGGGTTTATCCGCTCACTGGCTGAGGCGCTGGTTGCCTTGCATGGCGTCGATCACGATGCAGCCCGAGCAGCAGGTCTGCAGGTAAAGAGTCCCCAAGAGGTTCGTGATGAGACGGCGCGAAATATGGAAGACATCAAGAGCCGTCTGGGTGTTTCCGATGCGCTGTGGGAGAGGTGGCAAAAATGGCTGGAGGAGGATTCCTATTGGCCAACGCATTCTGCCCTCATCCATGGCGATCTTCACCCCCCGCATATCCTGATTGATGAGCGCGTGCAGGTGACCGGACTTTTGGATTGGACGGAGTCCGAGGTAGCAAGTCCCGCCAAAGACTTCGTGTTATACTACGCTATTTATGGCGAGCATAATCTCCGTGTCCTGTTGGACCGGTATGAACAAGCCGGAGGGAAGATATGGCCGCGCATGTTCGATCATATTGTCGAACAGCATGCCGCGTATCCCGTGCTGATCGCCCAGTTCGCTCTCCTGACAGGTCAGGAAGAGTATATGACGATGGCGCGGAATGCCTTGGGTTTGACGGAGTAA
- a CDS encoding DUF6509 family protein yields MLTIKEYSVELVKDPFGILAGKRFEFVCDLDVPEDDELYSEHGVYLRVIYLEDEESSRIVKYDFYERTTDQYLDFDMEPEEEEELMTFCKEYLQEA; encoded by the coding sequence ATGCTGACAATCAAAGAATATAGCGTTGAACTGGTGAAGGATCCTTTTGGAATCCTGGCAGGCAAACGCTTTGAGTTTGTATGCGATTTGGACGTGCCGGAGGACGACGAGCTCTATTCGGAGCATGGCGTCTATCTGAGAGTGATTTATCTGGAAGACGAGGAGTCTTCGCGCATTGTAAAATACGACTTCTATGAGCGGACAACCGACCAGTACCTGGACTTCGATATGGAGCCCGAGGAAGAGGAAGAACTCATGACTTTTTGCAAAGAGTATTTGCAGGAAGCGTAA
- a CDS encoding DUF3052 domain-containing protein, protein MLETHPTVKKLQFKDLGQPVLMLNAPQAFQEVINSLQGEVHTEPKQVPYDFVQAFGTSNEELQRLAKIAASSVTDNGLLWLCYPKKSSKTYKNSDCSRESITGILADEGYEPVRQIAIDEDWSALRYRKVELIKSMTRSFAATAKGKERTGQEDDK, encoded by the coding sequence ATGCTGGAGACACATCCAACCGTCAAAAAGCTGCAATTCAAGGACCTCGGCCAACCGGTTCTGATGCTAAACGCACCACAGGCCTTTCAAGAGGTCATCAATTCCCTGCAAGGGGAAGTTCATACGGAGCCTAAGCAAGTGCCTTACGATTTTGTGCAAGCCTTCGGGACAAGCAATGAAGAATTGCAGCGCTTAGCCAAGATCGCAGCCAGCTCTGTGACTGACAATGGCCTGCTGTGGCTGTGTTACCCCAAGAAGTCGTCCAAAACCTACAAGAATTCCGATTGCAGCCGGGAGAGTATTACGGGCATTCTTGCTGACGAAGGCTATGAGCCCGTTCGGCAAATCGCTATCGATGAGGATTGGTCCGCCTTGCGTTACCGTAAAGTGGAGTTGATCAAGTCCATGACCAGATCGTTCGCAGCAACCGCGAAGGGGAAGGAACGGACCGGTCAAGAGGACGATAAATAA
- the rlmN gene encoding 23S rRNA (adenine(2503)-C(2))-methyltransferase RlmN, which produces MNKPSIYGLTLDQLTAWLGERGHKKFRATQVWEWLYRKRVTAFSDMTDVHPECLQLLAEHYTILTLEEHTKQESLDGTVKFLFKLVDGNLIETVLMRHKFGLSVCVTTQVGCNIGCSFCASGLLKKSRDLSAAEIVEQVMQVQLHLDQQGKSERVSHLVVMGIGEPFDNYENMSDFIRVIKDHKGLAIGPRHITVSTSGLANKIVEFADSDLGVNLAISLHAPNDEIRTRIMKINKAIPIEKLMAAIDYYLEKTNRRITLEYILLKDVNDQREHALELAELVGERRNLANVNLIPYNPVDEHSQYQRSTKESITSFYDTLKKQGISCSVRLEHGTDIDAACGQLRSKQIKKAQ; this is translated from the coding sequence ATGAACAAACCATCCATTTATGGATTAACATTAGATCAGTTGACGGCTTGGCTAGGCGAGCGTGGACATAAAAAGTTTCGGGCAACACAGGTATGGGAGTGGCTGTATCGGAAGCGGGTCACCGCTTTTTCCGATATGACGGATGTGCATCCGGAATGCTTGCAGCTGCTCGCGGAGCATTATACGATACTGACCTTGGAGGAGCACACCAAGCAGGAGTCTCTGGACGGAACGGTTAAGTTCCTGTTCAAGCTGGTGGACGGCAATCTGATTGAGACCGTATTAATGCGGCATAAATTCGGTTTGTCGGTCTGTGTGACTACTCAAGTCGGCTGTAACATTGGCTGCAGCTTCTGCGCCAGCGGTTTGCTGAAGAAGAGCCGGGATTTGTCCGCAGCGGAAATTGTGGAGCAGGTCATGCAGGTTCAGCTTCACTTGGATCAACAAGGCAAAAGCGAGCGGGTCAGCCATCTCGTGGTGATGGGGATCGGGGAGCCGTTTGATAATTATGAGAACATGTCGGATTTCATTCGCGTGATCAAGGATCATAAGGGGCTTGCCATTGGTCCCCGTCATATTACGGTATCGACCAGCGGGCTGGCTAACAAAATCGTCGAGTTCGCGGACAGCGATCTGGGCGTGAATCTCGCCATCTCCCTTCATGCGCCGAATGATGAGATTCGGACCCGCATTATGAAGATTAACAAAGCGATTCCGATCGAGAAGCTGATGGCAGCGATTGATTATTATCTGGAAAAAACGAATCGCCGTATCACGCTGGAGTACATTCTGCTGAAGGATGTGAACGATCAGCGGGAGCATGCGCTTGAGCTGGCAGAGCTTGTTGGCGAGCGACGCAATCTGGCGAATGTGAACCTCATTCCGTACAACCCGGTGGATGAGCACAGCCAATATCAGCGCAGCACAAAAGAATCGATTACCTCTTTTTACGATACTTTGAAAAAACAAGGCATCAGCTGCAGCGTTCGTCTGGAGCATGGAACCGACATCGATGCAGCCTGCGGGCAGCTGCGAAGCAAGCAGATCAAGAAAGCGCAGTAA